One Paenisporosarcina sp. FSL H8-0542 genomic region harbors:
- a CDS encoding iron ABC transporter permease produces MQRRLASVNMWTVAAAIIMILLFLPNLTIVMGVFSPANENWAHMKEFVLGSFIKTSLILISTTAILTIFIGLSLAWLIAQYQFPLRKFLKWALILPLSIPPFIGAYTYHGIVNYTGVIQKTLRDRFDMELNPSFFDIMNLPGAIFIYTMFLYPYVYTITRIFLSQQSASLIESARVLGKGPWRTFFQVVIPISRVSIIGGASLVVLEVLNDYGVVKYFGIQTFTTAIFQTWFGLGDIESSIKLAASLMGFVILILLIEKILRGRRQYSYSTTKVRPLPLIQLRGMKAFLATGYGLLILSLGFFIPIAQLIDWMLLTFGTIPMDEFLTYVKNSVTVAGISAFVIIVFALIVGNFSRLVHSKVAKLFPKLTILGYSIPGAVISVAVVTAFIALDRFLAPLYQMLGVGTTLVLSVSLTMLISAYIIRFFAIGYNSIESGYDKIGTDFRDASRLLGVGPTKTFFKVDVPMLKGAIISGYILVFIDILKEIPLTLILRPFNFDTLSTKAFQYASDEKIMEASQASLLIVGISALAIVIFYKFLEKEPD; encoded by the coding sequence GTGCAAAGAAGATTGGCTAGTGTGAATATGTGGACGGTAGCAGCGGCAATCATTATGATTCTCCTGTTTTTACCGAATTTAACGATTGTAATGGGCGTTTTTTCTCCAGCCAATGAAAACTGGGCACATATGAAAGAATTTGTTCTAGGCTCTTTCATTAAAACCTCACTGATTTTAATTAGCACTACCGCTATACTAACGATATTCATAGGGTTGAGTCTGGCATGGTTGATTGCGCAATATCAATTCCCTTTGAGAAAATTTCTAAAATGGGCTCTTATTTTGCCTCTATCCATCCCACCTTTTATTGGTGCATATACATACCACGGGATTGTCAATTACACAGGAGTAATACAAAAGACTCTAAGAGATCGATTCGATATGGAGCTGAATCCTTCATTTTTTGACATCATGAATCTGCCCGGAGCAATTTTTATTTATACGATGTTTTTATATCCTTATGTTTATACAATTACCCGAATATTCTTATCCCAGCAATCTGCTTCATTGATTGAAAGTGCAAGAGTGCTCGGAAAAGGTCCTTGGCGTACGTTTTTCCAAGTCGTCATTCCGATTTCAAGGGTTTCCATTATTGGTGGAGCAAGTTTAGTTGTGCTGGAAGTGTTAAATGATTATGGTGTGGTGAAATACTTTGGCATCCAGACATTTACGACGGCAATATTTCAAACTTGGTTTGGTTTAGGTGATATTGAATCATCAATTAAACTTGCCGCATCCCTTATGGGGTTTGTCATCTTGATTCTATTGATTGAAAAAATATTGCGTGGAAGAAGGCAATACAGTTATTCCACCACAAAAGTACGGCCATTGCCACTTATTCAGTTGAGAGGCATGAAAGCGTTTCTTGCAACTGGTTACGGGTTGTTGATATTAAGTCTAGGATTCTTCATTCCAATAGCCCAGCTGATTGATTGGATGCTCCTGACATTTGGGACAATCCCGATGGATGAATTTCTGACTTACGTTAAGAACTCAGTAACAGTAGCAGGCATCAGTGCATTTGTGATAATTGTTTTCGCTTTGATTGTCGGAAACTTCAGTCGTTTGGTACATAGCAAAGTAGCGAAACTGTTTCCTAAGTTAACAATTCTCGGTTACTCTATACCAGGAGCGGTGATTTCCGTAGCAGTTGTTACTGCATTTATTGCACTCGATCGTTTTCTTGCACCTTTGTATCAAATGCTCGGTGTTGGGACAACACTTGTTCTAAGTGTAAGTTTAACGATGTTGATTTCCGCCTATATCATCCGATTCTTTGCAATTGGTTATAATTCCATTGAATCTGGATACGATAAAATTGGAACAGACTTTAGGGACGCTTCAAGACTTCTAGGTGTCGGGCCGACAAAAACGTTTTTCAAAGTAGATGTACCGATGCTGAAAGGCGCAATTATCAGCGGATATATTTTAGTTTTCATTGATATATTAAAAGAAATACCTTTAACGTTAATATTACGTCCATTCAATTTTGATACGCTTTCAACAAAAGCATTCCAATATGCAAGTGATGAAAAAATTATGGAAGCTTCACAAGCTTCGTTATTAATTGTCGGTATTAGTGCCCTTGCCATTGTTATTTTCTATAAGTTTCTCGAAAAGGAGCCTGATTGA
- the dnaI gene encoding primosomal protein DnaI, with product MEPISETLKRVVNAPEFSKRYEKMKNEILEDRGVQAFLSENAELVNKDMVDRGLGKLYEYTSQNHDCETCENVASCQNVMKGYVPKLTIVRGSIDLDYARCRQKTIEDERRQVSAMISSMHMPKDVLQATLATVTYDHNTRVNLGTAANAFMEEVKTTGNLPSKGFYIFGEFGVGKSYVLGAMANELAEQKIKTVLVYVPEFLREMKHAIQDQSLQEKVDYVKKAPVLMLDDLGAETLSSWTRDEILGTVLHYRMAENLPTFITSNFDYDALEEHLAYSGKGERELVKAARIMERIRSITIPMRLSGKNRRDG from the coding sequence ATGGAACCAATTAGTGAAACGTTAAAACGCGTCGTGAATGCACCTGAATTTTCGAAGCGTTATGAAAAAATGAAAAATGAAATTCTTGAAGATCGTGGAGTTCAAGCGTTTTTATCGGAGAATGCAGAGCTTGTCAACAAAGATATGGTTGATCGTGGACTCGGGAAACTATATGAATATACTTCTCAAAATCATGACTGTGAAACCTGTGAAAATGTGGCCAGCTGCCAGAATGTCATGAAAGGCTACGTGCCGAAATTGACAATAGTCCGCGGATCTATAGACCTTGATTATGCAAGATGCAGACAAAAAACGATTGAAGATGAACGTCGTCAAGTGTCTGCAATGATTTCGAGCATGCATATGCCAAAGGATGTGTTGCAGGCAACACTTGCGACCGTTACATACGATCATAATACCCGTGTGAATCTTGGTACGGCAGCAAATGCATTTATGGAAGAAGTCAAAACGACAGGGAATTTACCTTCAAAAGGCTTTTATATCTTTGGCGAATTTGGCGTTGGTAAATCCTATGTATTAGGCGCCATGGCAAATGAACTTGCTGAACAGAAAATAAAAACAGTTCTTGTATACGTGCCGGAATTTTTACGTGAAATGAAACACGCCATACAGGATCAGTCGCTACAGGAAAAAGTGGACTATGTAAAGAAAGCACCTGTACTTATGCTCGACGATTTAGGAGCTGAAACATTATCCAGCTGGACGAGAGACGAAATCCTTGGGACTGTGTTGCATTATCGTATGGCAGAGAACTTACCAACTTTCATTACATCGAACTTTGACTATGACGCACTCGAAGAGCATTTAGCGTACTCTGGAAAAGGCGAACGGGAACTAGTGAAAGCAGCGCGAATCATGGAACGTATACGTTCGATAACAATTCCGATGCGACTGAGCGGGAAAAATAGACGAGATGGATAA
- a CDS encoding Fe(3+) ABC transporter substrate-binding protein: MKKALFIVLAFALVVLSACGNDTTSKDTKNKATKETNETNESKEVNLYTARHYDVDDQLYKKFEEETGIKVNVIKGEADELLERIKREGDATEADLFLTADAGRLYRAKEDGLLQAVSSDVLDEQVPANFQDKDQMWYGLTKRARVIVYNKETVKPEELSTYEALTEDQWKGRVLIRGSENVYNQSLLASFIEINGEEKAKEWAAGLVSNFARDPEGGDRDQAKAIAAGVGDVAIMNTYYFGQMLNSEDPEEVKVAEGLGLFFPNQETTGTHVNVSGAGVVKNAKNKDNAIKLLEFLSSPESQGTFAEANYEYPVNESVEPTELLKSWGEFKEQDIPLSALGDNNAKSILIFNEVGWK; encoded by the coding sequence GTGAAAAAAGCATTATTTATTGTTTTAGCTTTTGCTCTAGTCGTATTATCTGCATGTGGCAACGATACTACTTCTAAGGATACAAAGAACAAAGCAACAAAAGAAACAAACGAAACAAACGAAAGCAAAGAAGTAAACCTATACACAGCTCGTCACTATGATGTAGACGACCAACTCTACAAAAAATTCGAAGAAGAAACTGGCATCAAAGTAAATGTAATCAAAGGTGAAGCTGACGAATTACTTGAGCGTATTAAACGCGAAGGTGATGCAACTGAGGCAGATTTATTCTTGACTGCCGATGCTGGACGTTTATACCGTGCAAAAGAGGATGGGTTACTGCAAGCGGTATCAAGTGATGTTCTGGATGAACAAGTTCCAGCCAACTTCCAAGATAAAGATCAAATGTGGTACGGTTTAACGAAACGTGCTCGTGTCATTGTCTACAACAAAGAAACAGTGAAACCTGAAGAATTATCAACATATGAAGCGTTGACTGAAGACCAATGGAAAGGTCGCGTCTTGATTCGTGGCTCTGAAAATGTGTATAATCAATCTTTGTTAGCTTCTTTCATTGAAATCAATGGTGAAGAGAAAGCAAAAGAGTGGGCTGCAGGATTAGTATCGAACTTTGCACGTGATCCTGAAGGTGGAGACCGTGATCAAGCGAAAGCAATTGCTGCAGGTGTTGGCGATGTAGCAATCATGAACACTTACTACTTTGGTCAAATGCTGAACTCTGAAGATCCAGAAGAAGTTAAAGTTGCAGAAGGCTTAGGCTTGTTCTTCCCTAACCAAGAAACGACAGGTACTCATGTTAACGTAAGTGGTGCCGGAGTTGTAAAAAATGCGAAGAACAAAGACAATGCGATCAAATTACTTGAGTTCCTATCATCTCCTGAATCTCAAGGAACATTTGCCGAAGCAAATTATGAATACCCAGTAAATGAATCAGTTGAACCGACTGAATTACTTAAATCATGGGGCGAATTCAAAGAACAAGATATTCCATTATCTGCTCTTGGTGACAACAATGCAAAATCAATTTTAATCTTCAACGAAGTTGGTTGGAAATAA